The Acidobacteriota bacterium genome includes a region encoding these proteins:
- the recB gene encoding exodeoxyribonuclease V subunit beta, whose translation MTAQTGRGDAFSRPLDADLLIQASAGTGKTYALTTLVARLIVEEGTRIDRLLIVTFTISAAGELRTRVRRLLQAARRAVSGAEVDAASQAGKLRRHWSQCGIRDADALEHLTRAVRDLDRANITTIHGFCQRTLAEFALHAGTPFSFDVSGDDALAVGDATRDFWRRRMVDAPIPLLEYAKSKKFVQNEDTTTWVDGHHAKAQDIRGVCSPEELPDALESRRSAWLEAVRAAQHAWSDPAQRQAFLEIADPSRWTARKKTPVRVRARTVREAFDAGVPEELAPDCAGAFGATALRDGLLKRGKPPPPSDPLFDCFDRVGEAGKEYGDLWLASQRRSLLEDAGRSLEHTTQVDRSLSFDALLVELHRALVGPRGTELAGRIRSRYPVALIDEFQDTDRLQARIFETIYPSGAGGRLFVVGDPKQSIYRFRGADVFAYLEARKRLGASGEPLNLEHNYRSTPELIRAINGLFARPQPFVLSDFSFSAAAPPDRERVELVVQDEEDDGTPFQLVLIPGTGGRGRTKPALTTLAAELAARDIARLIALGKHGRATLEGGERPKPLAARDIAVLVRKGDQGKEVAAALRRLGIDSVEMGTDNIFQSEEAGSLHRLLHALCLDESEYNATQLLRGALAADLFGLDMQSLAALRDDDDAWSEWRSLAREWAQNWQEHGIATMMRRILFAGDRTDCSANLLAYPNGPRRLTNYLHLTDLLHEAEVRRRPSRQGLLDWFRQARGDAQNADETAQLRLESDENLVKIVTAHRAKGLEFPVVFYPFAWDGRAQATGGRRQPTAEYYDAERQTPVLDLDPSDDAYDREHIEEHADELRLLYVALTRAEHRCVVTWSPDGGAEHAPLAWLLHGREGGDDASAAQDLKDNAARVRGLAAGEWHAEVEAFANRVAGAVSVRMIDEAPDDEAEPATGDEPAESMKARKLERPLERIRQRTSYSALSAGGGVFARDRDDVDLPEEEEEAAVEETASARVSEPEEEGPTVFTFPAGGRSGRCLHHIFERHLDDADAGSLERTCETALIRYGFQDKWLPVVRTLVENGLETPLVPPGEAGAVFRLSDLKQPIAELEFHLPLRKLQRAALAHCLEEHGYEHRLAAGDDEIEGFLHGFIDLVARHDGRWYVIDYKSNWLGPDLASYSEAAIAQSMRLHGYHLQYLLYLTALHRLLALRLPDYDYDRHVGGAFYLFLRGMRPNAPGSGVFHDRPSRACIETIDSCFGEAP comes from the coding sequence GTGACCGCGCAGACCGGGCGCGGCGACGCCTTCAGCCGGCCGCTCGACGCCGACCTTCTGATCCAGGCAAGCGCCGGTACCGGGAAGACGTATGCGCTGACCACCCTGGTCGCCCGCCTGATCGTCGAGGAGGGCACCCGTATCGACCGGCTCCTGATCGTGACCTTCACGATCTCCGCCGCCGGCGAACTGCGAACGCGCGTGCGGCGGCTCCTCCAGGCGGCTCGACGAGCGGTCTCGGGCGCCGAGGTGGACGCCGCCTCCCAGGCCGGCAAACTGCGACGGCACTGGTCGCAGTGCGGGATCCGCGACGCGGACGCGCTGGAACACCTCACCCGTGCCGTTCGAGACCTCGACCGGGCCAACATCACGACGATCCACGGCTTCTGCCAGCGGACCCTCGCCGAGTTCGCGCTGCATGCTGGCACCCCCTTCTCGTTCGACGTCAGCGGAGACGACGCTCTGGCCGTCGGGGACGCCACGCGCGACTTCTGGCGCCGCCGGATGGTCGACGCACCCATCCCGTTGCTCGAGTACGCGAAGTCGAAGAAGTTCGTCCAGAACGAGGACACGACGACCTGGGTCGACGGCCATCACGCCAAGGCCCAGGACATTCGGGGTGTCTGCTCGCCGGAGGAGTTGCCTGACGCCCTGGAGTCCAGGCGGAGTGCGTGGCTGGAAGCGGTCCGCGCCGCCCAACACGCATGGTCCGACCCCGCGCAGCGGCAGGCGTTTCTGGAGATTGCCGATCCGTCTCGATGGACCGCGCGGAAGAAGACGCCCGTACGCGTACGCGCAAGGACGGTCAGGGAGGCGTTCGATGCCGGCGTCCCGGAGGAACTCGCCCCGGACTGCGCCGGCGCCTTCGGCGCCACGGCGCTCAGAGACGGTCTGCTCAAGCGGGGAAAGCCACCGCCGCCGTCCGACCCTCTCTTCGACTGCTTCGACCGCGTCGGCGAGGCGGGAAAGGAGTACGGTGACCTCTGGCTCGCAAGCCAGCGCCGCAGCCTCCTGGAGGACGCCGGCCGGTCCCTGGAGCACACCACCCAGGTCGACCGCAGCCTGAGCTTCGACGCCCTGCTCGTCGAACTGCACCGCGCGCTCGTCGGACCCCGGGGAACGGAACTCGCCGGTCGAATCCGGTCCCGGTACCCCGTCGCCCTGATCGACGAGTTCCAGGACACGGACCGCCTGCAGGCACGGATCTTCGAGACGATCTACCCAAGCGGCGCCGGCGGCCGGCTCTTCGTCGTCGGCGACCCGAAGCAGTCGATCTACCGCTTCCGAGGCGCGGACGTCTTCGCCTACCTGGAGGCCCGGAAACGCCTCGGCGCGTCAGGCGAACCGCTGAACCTGGAACACAACTACCGCTCGACGCCCGAGCTCATCCGCGCCATCAACGGGCTCTTCGCGCGGCCGCAGCCGTTCGTCCTCTCCGACTTCTCGTTCTCGGCGGCGGCGCCGCCCGACCGGGAGCGCGTGGAACTCGTCGTCCAGGACGAGGAGGACGACGGGACCCCGTTCCAGCTCGTCCTGATCCCCGGGACGGGAGGCCGAGGCCGAACCAAGCCGGCGCTGACGACCCTCGCCGCGGAACTCGCCGCCCGCGACATCGCGCGGCTGATCGCCCTGGGGAAGCATGGCCGGGCGACACTGGAGGGCGGCGAACGGCCCAAGCCCCTGGCCGCCCGCGACATCGCCGTGCTCGTCCGCAAGGGCGACCAGGGCAAGGAGGTCGCGGCCGCGCTGCGCCGGCTCGGGATCGACAGCGTCGAGATGGGCACGGACAACATCTTCCAATCCGAGGAGGCGGGCAGCCTCCATCGCCTCCTCCACGCCCTCTGCCTGGACGAATCGGAATACAACGCGACGCAACTGCTCCGCGGGGCGCTGGCCGCCGACCTGTTCGGCCTCGACATGCAGTCGCTCGCCGCGCTGCGCGACGACGATGACGCATGGAGCGAGTGGCGGAGTCTGGCGCGCGAGTGGGCCCAAAACTGGCAGGAGCACGGCATCGCCACGATGATGCGGCGAATCCTGTTCGCCGGCGACCGCACCGACTGCTCGGCGAACCTGCTTGCCTATCCGAACGGTCCGCGGCGGTTGACGAACTATCTGCACCTCACCGACCTGCTCCACGAAGCGGAGGTCCGGCGGCGGCCTTCGCGCCAGGGTCTCCTCGACTGGTTCAGGCAGGCCAGGGGGGACGCGCAGAACGCCGACGAGACCGCCCAGCTTCGCCTCGAAAGCGACGAGAACCTGGTCAAGATCGTCACCGCCCACCGGGCCAAGGGCCTCGAGTTCCCGGTCGTCTTCTACCCGTTCGCCTGGGACGGCCGCGCGCAGGCGACAGGCGGGCGGCGGCAGCCGACGGCCGAGTACTACGACGCCGAGCGCCAGACGCCGGTGCTCGATCTCGACCCGTCGGACGACGCCTACGACCGCGAACACATCGAAGAGCACGCCGACGAGCTGCGACTGCTCTACGTGGCGCTGACCCGGGCCGAGCACCGCTGCGTGGTGACCTGGTCACCCGACGGTGGGGCCGAACACGCGCCGCTGGCCTGGCTCCTCCACGGCCGCGAAGGCGGCGACGACGCCAGCGCCGCCCAGGATCTGAAGGACAACGCCGCCCGGGTGAGGGGGCTCGCCGCGGGCGAGTGGCACGCGGAGGTCGAGGCCTTCGCGAACCGGGTAGCCGGTGCCGTCTCGGTGCGGATGATCGACGAGGCGCCGGACGACGAGGCCGAGCCCGCGACCGGAGACGAACCAGCAGAATCCATGAAGGCCCGCAAACTGGAGCGCCCGCTCGAACGGATCCGGCAGCGGACCAGCTACTCCGCCCTCTCGGCCGGCGGCGGCGTCTTCGCGCGAGACCGCGACGACGTCGATCTCCCCGAGGAAGAGGAGGAGGCGGCCGTCGAGGAGACGGCGTCCGCCCGCGTGTCCGAGCCGGAAGAAGAGGGGCCGACCGTCTTCACCTTCCCCGCCGGAGGCCGTTCCGGCCGGTGCCTGCACCACATCTTCGAACGGCATCTGGACGACGCGGACGCCGGGAGCCTGGAGCGGACGTGCGAGACGGCGCTCATCCGCTACGGATTCCAGGACAAGTGGCTGCCGGTCGTTCGGACCCTGGTCGAGAACGGCCTCGAAACGCCCCTTGTGCCCCCCGGCGAGGCCGGCGCCGTCTTCCGGCTCTCCGACCTCAAGCAGCCGATCGCCGAGCTGGAGTTCCACCTGCCGCTCCGCAAGCTCCAGCGCGCGGCACTCGCGCACTGCCTCGAAGAGCACGGCTACGAGCACCGGCTTGCCGCGGGCGATGACGAGATCGAGGGCTTCCTGCACGGCTTCATCGATCTGGTGGCCCGGCACGACGGCCGCTGGTACGTCATCGACTACAAGTCGAACTGGCTCGGTCCGGACCTCGCCTCGTACTCGGAGGCGGCGATCGCGCAGTCGATGCGCCTCCACGGCTACCACCTCCAGTACCTGCTGTACCTGACCGCCCTGCACCGCCTGCTGGCGCTGCGACTCCCCGACTACGACTACGACCGCCACGTCGGCGGCGCCTTCTACCTGTTCCTGCGCGGCATGAGGCCGAACGCACCCGGCAGCGGCGTCTTCCACGACCGTCCGTCCCGCGCCTGCATCGAAACGATCGACTCCTGCTTCGGCGAAGCGCCATGA